The proteins below are encoded in one region of Carettochelys insculpta isolate YL-2023 chromosome 14, ASM3395843v1, whole genome shotgun sequence:
- the HAS3 gene encoding hyaluronan synthase 3 — MPGRFATALRVFGTSLFALLVLGGILAAYITGYPFIHTEQHYLSFGLYGAILGLHLCTQSLFAFLEHRRMRCVGQPLKMHRSVALCIAAYQEDPDYLKQCLRSVKRLSFPDLQVVMVVDGNGPDDTYMLEIFMEILGSEHTGCYVWKSNFHARGEGETDSSLQEGMGHVQQLVRSSTYSCIMQKWGGKREVMYTAFRALGDSVDYVQVCDSDTVLDPACTVEMLRLLEEDPQVGAVGGDVQILNKYDSWISFLSSVRYWMAFNVERACQSYFGCVQCISGPLGMYRNALLQHFLEDWYNQTFLGSRCSFGDDRHLTNRVLSLGYRTKYTARSKCLTETPTKYLRWLNQQTRWSKSYFREWLYNALWFHKHHLWMTYESVVTGFFPFFLIATVIQLFYRGRVWNILLFLLTVQLVGIIKATYACFLRGNAEMIFMSLYSLLYMSSLLPAKMFAIATINKSGWGTSGRRTIVVNFIGLLPVSVWVAVLLGGLAYTAYSQDLFSETEVAFLISGAVLYGCYWMALLMLYMALVARRCGKQQEQSSLAFAEV; from the exons ATGCCAGGGAGGTTCGCCACAGCCCTGCGTGTTTTCGGTACCAGCCTCTTCGCCTTGCTGGTGCTGGGTGGCATCCTGGCAGCCTACATCACCGGCTACCCCTTCATCCACACCGAGCAGCACTACCTCTCCTTCGGCCTCTACGGGGCCATCCTGGGCCTGCACCTCTGCACTCAGAGCCTCTTTGCCTTCCTGGAGCACCGGCGCATGCGGTGCGTGGGCCAGCCCCTCAAGATGCACCGCTCGGTGGCACTCTGCATTGCTGCCTATCAGGAGGACCCCGACTACCTGAAGCAGTGCCTGCGCTCGGTGAAGCGCCTCTCCTTCCCCGACCTccaggtggtgatggtggtggacGGTAATGGCCCAGATGACACCTACATGCTGGAGATCTTCATGGAGATCCTGGGCTCTGAGCACACGGGCTGCTACGTTTGGAAGAGCAACTTCCACGCGAGGGGTGAGGGAGAGACGGACAGCAGCCTCCAGGAGGGCATGGGTCATGTCCAGCAGCTGGTGCGGAGCAGCACCTACTCCTGCAtcatgcagaagtggggggggaaGCGCGAGGTGATGTACACGGCCTTCCGGGCGCTCGGGGACTCGGTGGACTACGTACAG GTGTGTGACTCGGACACAGTCCTGGACCCGGCCTGCACAGTGGAGATGCTGCGCCTTTTAGAGGAGGATCCGCAGGTGGGCGCAGTTGGTGGAGACGTTCAG ATCCTGAACAAGTACGACTCGTGGATCTCCTTCCTGAGCAGCGTGCGGTACTGGATGGCTTTCAACGTGGAGCGGGCCTGCCAGTCCTACTTCGGCTGCGTGCAGTGCATCAGCGGCCCCCTGGGCATGTACCGCAATGCCCTCCTGCAGCACTTCCTGGAGGACTGGTACAATCAGACCTTTCTCGGCAGCAGGTGCAGCTTTGGGGATGACCGGCACCTCACCAACCGTGTCTTGAGCCTGGGGTACAGGACTAAGTACACCGCCCGCTCCAAGTGCCTGACCGAGACACCCACCAAATACCTCCGCTGGCTCAACCAGCAGACGCGTTGGAGCAAGTCCTATTTCCGGGAGTGGCTCTACAATGCCCTGTGGTTCCACAAGCACCACCTCTGGATGACCTACGAGTCTGTGGTGACCGGCTTCTTCCCGTTCTTCCTCATTGCCACAGTCATCCAGCTGTTCTACCGGGGCCGTGTCTGGaacatcctcctcttcctcctgaccGTGCAGCTGGTGGGTATCATCAAGGCCACCTACGCGTGCTTCCTCCGGGGCAACGCAGAGATGATCTTTATGTCCCTTTACTCCCTGCTGTATAtgtccagcctcctgccagccAAAATGTTTGCCATCGCCACCATCAACAAGTCGGGCTGGGGCACCTCTGGCCGCAGAACCATCGTGGTCAACTTCATTGGCCTCCTCCCGGTCTCcgtgtgggtggctgtgctgctgggaggcctGGCCTACACGGCGTATTCCCAGGACCTCTTCAGTGAGACGGAGGTGGCCTTCCTCATCTCGGGCGCCGTCCTGTATGGCTGCTACTGGATGGCGCTCCTCATGCTGTACATGGCCCTCGTGGCGCGGcgctgtgggaagcagcaggagcagagcagcctgGCTTTTGCCGAGGTGTga